A region of Verrucomicrobiota bacterium DNA encodes the following proteins:
- a CDS encoding ABC transporter permease gives MRIFLTLLLREIYSYLLSPIAYVLGCLFLFVMGLLFSYMVNAIASQPQTDSVTYFFFSTFWIPGLIIPSIITMRLFSEEKKSGTVEMLMTAPVTEWQVTMAKFLGALCIYSTMWIVTILYVIILRYNVTNPEVLEVRTFFTAYLFILLNSALLIAAGTWASSLTRNQIIAAIISFVFSFVILLIPELLVGALKGNHFGEVIQSFSAFTHIGQFANGIIEVQPVVFYLTGTFFFLFGTVTILESRKWK, from the coding sequence ATGAGAATATTTTTAACATTATTACTGAGGGAGATTTACTCCTACCTCTTGTCCCCCATCGCCTATGTGCTGGGCTGCCTCTTCCTTTTTGTCATGGGGTTACTCTTTTCGTATATGGTGAATGCGATAGCCTCACAACCACAGACTGATTCAGTGACTTACTTCTTCTTTTCCACATTTTGGATCCCGGGATTGATCATCCCCTCGATTATTACCATGAGACTATTTTCTGAAGAGAAAAAGAGTGGAACCGTGGAAATGCTCATGACCGCGCCTGTGACCGAATGGCAAGTGACTATGGCAAAGTTCCTCGGGGCGTTGTGCATTTATTCAACCATGTGGATCGTGACGATTTTGTATGTCATTATCCTTCGTTATAACGTGACCAATCCGGAAGTTTTGGAGGTTCGGACATTTTTTACGGCCTACCTTTTTATCCTGTTGAATTCCGCCCTGCTCATTGCAGCAGGGACGTGGGCATCATCCCTGACCCGAAATCAGATCATTGCCGCGATTATCTCCTTTGTTTTTTCCTTTGTGATTTTATTGATTCCTGAATTGCTGGTGGGAGCATTAAAGGGGAACCATTTTGGCGAAGTGATCCAGTCCTTTTCCGCTTTCACCCATATCGGGCAATTTGCAAACGGGATTATTGAAGTCCAGCCCGTGGTCTTTTACCTGACGGGAACTTTCTTTTTCCTCTTTGGGACGGTTACAATCCTGGAATCCAGAAAGTGGAAGTAA
- the recJ gene encoding single-stranded-DNA-specific exonuclease RecJ encodes MRDFSLRWIEPDEPVETGLEGSFPKPLLGILSSRGFCSANEIEECLNPKLKLLNDPFELPGMEDAVARILEALDKQEQIVVFGDYDVDGVTSTALLTLFFRQLGFKNVVPFLPHRMEEGYGLSAPAVRRYLENHTPGLFIAVDCGTNSIEEARLIKEAGSDVIILDHHEILGDGHEDVFSALVNPKLTGEYDYLCSVGIAFKVAHAILKHLSASGPEAAQIARSIDLKEYLDLVAVGTVADIVPLRGDNRILVSAGLKRLDTTPRPGLVALKDVCKINAPVGTYHIGFMIGPRLNAMGRLESAMESLNLLLCTRLEEARTMAVEMDQMNRERQAVELEVFHQAQEDAAKMYSNDPSINTLVLGRPDWHAGVVGIVASRILREFHLPTIVIGFDKGGQGKGSGRSIEGFHLVECLEECQAILTKFGGHAMAAGITITFERLEEFREAFDLAASRVLTAEMLAPKLKIDAELAFDEITPGFMDCLAKLEPFGNSHPEPVFIARNIQLASEPRFIGKDKKHLKLQLKKGSKSFDAIYFRFDQTLDLGKLQGLDIAFIPEWNHFRDEKTIQLKIKAIREHQPR; translated from the coding sequence GTGCGGGACTTTTCCCTCAGATGGATAGAACCGGACGAGCCCGTGGAAACAGGGCTCGAGGGAAGTTTCCCGAAACCTCTTTTGGGGATTTTATCATCACGGGGATTCTGCAGCGCAAACGAAATTGAGGAGTGCCTTAATCCCAAACTCAAACTTTTGAATGACCCGTTTGAATTACCCGGGATGGAGGATGCGGTTGCTCGGATACTGGAGGCCCTCGATAAACAGGAGCAAATTGTTGTATTTGGTGATTATGATGTCGATGGAGTGACCTCGACGGCATTACTTACACTTTTTTTCAGGCAGCTTGGATTCAAAAATGTCGTACCGTTTTTACCCCACCGGATGGAAGAAGGTTATGGCCTCAGTGCCCCGGCAGTCCGCCGTTATCTAGAGAATCATACCCCCGGCCTTTTTATTGCCGTGGATTGCGGGACAAACTCGATTGAGGAAGCCCGTCTGATCAAGGAGGCCGGTAGTGACGTGATCATCCTCGATCACCATGAGATTTTGGGGGATGGACACGAGGATGTATTTAGCGCATTGGTTAATCCTAAGCTTACGGGTGAATATGATTACCTCTGTAGTGTAGGCATCGCATTTAAGGTCGCCCACGCCATTCTGAAACATTTATCCGCAAGCGGACCCGAAGCCGCGCAAATTGCACGGAGTATTGATTTGAAAGAATATCTCGATCTCGTCGCCGTCGGGACAGTGGCCGACATTGTTCCTTTACGTGGGGATAATAGGATACTTGTCTCAGCAGGTTTAAAAAGACTAGATACGACACCACGGCCAGGGTTAGTCGCATTAAAGGATGTTTGTAAAATCAACGCGCCAGTGGGGACCTATCATATCGGATTTATGATCGGACCCCGGCTAAATGCCATGGGTCGGCTCGAAAGTGCTATGGAAAGTTTAAACCTCCTGCTTTGTACCCGTCTGGAGGAGGCACGGACGATGGCCGTGGAGATGGATCAAATGAATCGCGAGCGTCAAGCGGTGGAACTCGAGGTCTTTCACCAGGCTCAAGAGGATGCGGCCAAGATGTACTCTAATGATCCCTCGATAAATACCTTAGTTTTAGGTCGTCCTGATTGGCATGCCGGTGTGGTCGGGATCGTGGCTTCACGGATATTACGGGAGTTCCACTTGCCGACCATCGTCATTGGGTTCGATAAGGGAGGTCAGGGCAAGGGCAGTGGCCGTAGTATTGAAGGATTTCATCTCGTCGAGTGCCTTGAGGAGTGCCAGGCGATCCTGACGAAATTCGGCGGCCATGCTATGGCCGCAGGGATCACGATTACTTTTGAGCGTCTGGAGGAATTCCGGGAAGCCTTCGACCTCGCCGCAAGCCGGGTTCTTACTGCGGAAATGTTGGCCCCGAAGTTAAAAATCGATGCGGAACTCGCCTTTGATGAAATCACCCCTGGATTCATGGACTGCCTTGCGAAGCTGGAACCTTTCGGTAATAGTCATCCTGAACCTGTTTTTATCGCGAGGAATATCCAGCTGGCCTCTGAACCGAGATTTATCGGGAAGGACAAAAAACACCTCAAGCTCCAGCTTAAAAAGGGATCAAAGAGTTTTGATGCGATTTATTTTCGTTTTGACCAAACCCTTGACCTAGGCAAATTGCAGGGATTGGATATTGCATTTATTCCCGAATGGAACCATTTTCGGGATGAGAAAACGATTCAACTGAAGATAAAAGCCATTCGTGAGCACCAACCCCGATAA
- a CDS encoding GldG family protein — MSEQSPKKSSYKESGTWGARANGLLQVVILFGILAAINYLAFRHPDWFVPTNWFSQEKKVRFDLKQGFQYTLSDQTKKILGSLTEPVDVYVVFSPSSDIYQRVVSILREYERLSPKLKVKVIDKDRDFSQVRELATTYRFSDEENLVIFKCGNRSKIVDGYDLAEYEPTGVGYGQNADMRLTTFKAEQRFTTALKVVIDAKKHVIYYMVGHGEPTLTGTGETEFGSVAQALDRENVEIKVLSELTTNAVIPDDCDLLMILDPKSSFLPQEVSAIEGYLAGQGKLFLAIAPRVKTGLEPLLQKYGVKLDDDAIIGYVKVMGVPALTESAIVQAMKGHPVTDVISKQNINLVFPSTRTLIQQATSPDIIPAPKMTTLATTFKGFWGEKGPLIDGAKFDDKSDLQGPLPVALAIEVGQLDSKEVEVNTTKMIIVGSAQFLSNSTLHTNYDFFLNSINWLLSRDQMIGIAPKAIEQFSLNLSANQLNSLVMIVSLGVPALVALIGAIVWVRRRK, encoded by the coding sequence ATGTCTGAACAATCCCCAAAAAAATCATCCTATAAAGAATCCGGCACGTGGGGAGCCCGGGCCAATGGCCTTCTCCAAGTCGTTATTCTTTTTGGTATATTAGCCGCTATTAACTATTTGGCTTTCCGCCATCCTGATTGGTTTGTCCCCACAAACTGGTTTTCCCAGGAAAAGAAAGTCCGTTTTGACCTGAAGCAAGGTTTTCAATATACACTTTCTGATCAAACAAAAAAAATCCTTGGTTCCCTGACTGAACCGGTGGATGTGTATGTTGTTTTTTCCCCTTCGTCGGACATTTACCAGAGGGTGGTATCCATCCTCAGGGAATATGAGCGTTTATCTCCAAAACTAAAGGTCAAGGTCATCGATAAAGATAGGGATTTTTCACAAGTCCGGGAATTAGCCACGACTTACCGCTTTAGCGATGAGGAGAATCTAGTGATTTTCAAATGTGGTAATCGTTCCAAAATCGTTGATGGATATGATTTAGCTGAATACGAGCCCACAGGGGTAGGGTATGGGCAAAATGCGGACATGAGACTGACGACATTTAAAGCCGAGCAAAGATTTACAACGGCATTAAAAGTGGTCATCGATGCAAAAAAGCATGTCATTTATTATATGGTGGGCCATGGTGAACCCACACTCACCGGGACAGGTGAAACGGAATTTGGGTCAGTCGCTCAGGCTTTGGACCGTGAGAATGTCGAAATAAAAGTCCTCTCCGAATTGACGACAAATGCCGTGATCCCGGATGATTGTGATCTATTAATGATTTTAGATCCAAAATCCTCATTTTTACCCCAAGAAGTCAGTGCCATTGAAGGTTATTTGGCAGGACAAGGGAAGTTATTCCTCGCGATTGCCCCAAGGGTGAAAACCGGGTTGGAGCCATTACTCCAAAAATACGGGGTCAAACTCGATGATGATGCGATCATCGGGTATGTGAAAGTCATGGGTGTGCCGGCTTTGACGGAAAGTGCCATTGTCCAGGCCATGAAAGGGCATCCTGTCACCGATGTGATTTCAAAGCAGAATATCAACCTCGTTTTCCCATCCACCAGGACGCTTATCCAACAGGCTACTTCACCGGATATTATTCCCGCACCGAAAATGACCACCCTAGCCACAACCTTCAAGGGGTTTTGGGGTGAAAAAGGCCCGTTGATCGATGGGGCAAAATTTGATGATAAAAGCGATCTCCAAGGGCCATTACCTGTAGCCTTAGCCATCGAGGTGGGTCAGCTTGACAGCAAGGAAGTAGAAGTGAATACCACAAAAATGATTATTGTCGGTTCCGCTCAATTCCTTTCGAATTCCACTTTGCATACAAATTACGACTTTTTTCTGAATTCAATCAATTGGTTGCTATCACGTGACCAGATGATCGGTATCGCCCCTAAAGCCATTGAGCAATTCTCACTCAATCTTTCAGCAAACCAATTGAATAGCCTGGTGATGATTGTGTCTCTCGGGGTTCCCGCACTGGTGGCCTTGATCGGGGCGATTGTCTGGGTGCGGAGAAGAAAATAA